One window of Rhizobium leguminosarum genomic DNA carries:
- the tnpA gene encoding IS66-like element accessory protein TnpA translates to MADDGFVGRYEVVEPRRGNRRWPDDVKARIVAESLEPGVRVVDVARRHGVIANQLSDWRRQVRDGILVLPFAAATTPSEHDGIEPAFVPLAIAAEPPEPVNRLPLPKLASDGPQVQVLTLQIGSDVVMRVPNDVPVERVAALVRAVRGAS, encoded by the coding sequence ATGGCAGATGATGGATTTGTTGGTCGCTATGAGGTTGTTGAGCCGCGCCGCGGTAATCGGCGTTGGCCGGATGATGTGAAGGCTCGCATTGTAGCGGAAAGCCTTGAGCCTGGTGTGCGAGTAGTGGATGTCGCGCGCCGTCACGGCGTTATAGCAAACCAGCTTTCCGATTGGCGACGTCAAGTGCGCGACGGCATTCTGGTGCTGCCGTTTGCGGCGGCAACGACGCCGTCGGAGCACGATGGTATCGAGCCGGCATTCGTGCCTCTGGCAATCGCTGCGGAGCCGCCTGAGCCTGTCAATCGTTTGCCGCTGCCGAAGCTGGCCTCCGACGGGCCGCAGGTGCAGGTTTTGACGTTGCAGATTGGCTCAGACGTTGTGATGCGGGTTCCTAATGATGTGCCCGTTGAACGGGTCGCCGCTCTGGTTCGCGCTGTGCGAGGAGCGTCATGA